CAGCTGGATTCGTTCTCCATCCGCCGTAGCGCGCTCGAATGCCACGTGCCGTACTTTACCACGGTGGCGGGCGCCGAGGCGGCGGCGGAAGGAGTGGAGCTGTTGCAGCGCGAGGCGCTCGGGGTCCAGGCCCTGCAGCTATATCACCGCCGCACGGGAGCGGACGGGAGCACCGGTGGCCGGCCTGCCGCGGCGCAGTGAGGGCGGAACCGCCTCCTCCCTGACCCTCCCCCGTTGCCGGAGTCGGCAACAGGAGAGGGGACCCGTAATCGTGGCTCTGTTCCGGTTCCCTCCTCCGTGCGCATCTCCGCGAACGGAGGAGGGTTAGGGTGGAGGCCGCAGCGGGCGGAGGATGAACGCACTCGACGACTTCCTTAGCGCGGTTTCATCTCCGCTGAACTTCCTCGCCAAGGCGCCGGCAGGCACTGAGGCGCGCACGCACTTCGCGTATCACACCCTGGCGGCGCGCGGAGAAGCGCTGCTGCACACCGTGCGCGACGCCCGTGTGCGTGCGGACCTTGAAGCGCTATGTCAAGAGTTGAAAGCCTACGATACCGCAGCGTCGGACCAGCGCCGCATCTACATTGAACGTTGCCGAACGCTGGTGGACCGCTTGCGCCACGGCAGCCCCGAAGTCGTCCCGCCGTACCGGCGCACGGGCGGCGAGCCTGCCGATCATCTCCACGCCCTGTCGCAGTCGGCCCAGTTCGTGCGCGGTGTGGGCCCGCGGCGTGCCGAGCAATTCAAGAAGTTCGGCATCGCCACAGTTGAAGACCTGCTGTATCACTTGCCGTTCCGCTACGAGGACCGGCGCACGGTCAGCAAAATCCGCGATTTACGTGTGGGGGAAATCGCCAGCGTCATCGGCGAAATTACGCATTTGGCCGAGCGCTACGTTGGGCGAGCCCGACGCCGTATCCTCGAAGGCGTGCTGCGCGACGACAGCGGTCTGCTGGCGCTCACCTGGTACCATCAAGTGGTCTATTTCCGCGGCCGCTTCCAGGTGGGACAACGCTGCCTGTTGCACGGCAAGGTCGAGGGCGCTGCGGGCGGCTCCAAACGCATGGTGCATCCGGAAATCGAGTTGGATCCGGACCTGGAAGGGCAGGGGATTCTCCCGGTGTACAACAAGCCCACCAACATGGGCGTCGGCGCGGTGCGCAAGGTGCTGCAACAGGCGGTGAACGACTGGGCCGAGCGCTTGCCCAGCGTGTTACCGGACGCCGTGGTCCACGCGGCGCGTATCACCGATCTGCGCCAGGCCATGCAACTCATTCACAATCCGCCGCGGGATGCCGATGTCGACACACTCAACAGCGGCCGCTCGATCGGGCACCGCTCGCTCGTTTTCGATGAATTGTTTTTCCTTCAACTGGGCATGGCCTTGCGACGCCGGTCGGTTGAGGTCGAGACGGGACTGACGCTGCCGGAGCGCGGGACGCTGGCGACGCGCTTGCGCGCGCTGTTACCCTTCCATCTCACCGCTGCACAGGAACGTGTGCTCGGCGAGATCCGGACCGACATGGCGGCGGCACATCCGATGCACCGGCTGGTGCAAGGCGACGTCGGCAGCGGCAAGACCATCGTGGCGCTGTTGGCGGCGCTGGTGGCGATCGAGAACGGATACCAGGCGGCGTTCATGGCGCCGACCGAACTCCTTGCCGAGCAGCATTTCAGTACGATCCGGAAGTTCACCGAACCGCTGGATATTTCCACGACGCTCCTGACCAGCGTGCTGACACGCGCGAAGCGACGAGAGATCTACGACC
The nucleotide sequence above comes from Candidatus Binatia bacterium. Encoded proteins:
- a CDS encoding ATP-dependent DNA helicase RecG, with the protein product MNALDDFLSAVSSPLNFLAKAPAGTEARTHFAYHTLAARGEALLHTVRDARVRADLEALCQELKAYDTAASDQRRIYIERCRTLVDRLRHGSPEVVPPYRRTGGEPADHLHALSQSAQFVRGVGPRRAEQFKKFGIATVEDLLYHLPFRYEDRRTVSKIRDLRVGEIASVIGEITHLAERYVGRARRRILEGVLRDDSGLLALTWYHQVVYFRGRFQVGQRCLLHGKVEGAAGGSKRMVHPEIELDPDLEGQGILPVYNKPTNMGVGAVRKVLQQAVNDWAERLPSVLPDAVVHAARITDLRQAMQLIHNPPRDADVDTLNSGRSIGHRSLVFDELFFLQLGMALRRRSVEVETGLTLPERGTLATRLRALLPFHLTAAQERVLGEIRTDMAAAHPMHRLVQGDVGSGKTIVALLAALVAIENGYQAAFMAPTELLAEQHFSTIRKFTEPLDISTTLLTSVLTRAKRREIYDRITTGEIQLVVGTHALIQESVTFKALGLGVIDEQHRFGVLQRAALRRMGGGQGVVPDILLMTATPIPRTLTMVVYGDLDVSVLDEMPPGRQPVRTLLRHEGERADVYDLVKQELDHGRQAYVVYPLVESSEAVELRDATTMARELARAVFHGYRVGLVHGKMKADEKDAVMRRFKGGDLQLL